From one Halothece sp. PCC 7418 genomic stretch:
- a CDS encoding Uma2 family endonuclease, with protein MVQLPDKTITLEEFLKHRETKPASEYINGQIIQKPRQQGKHSTLQIELASAINQVGKAKKLAYAFTELRCTFAGHSIVPDIAVFEWQRIPLDENGQIIDRFEIVPDWIVEILSPEQSTNRVIRKIVFCLKNGTKLGYLIDADDQSITVFQPDRLPEVKEKQDVLPVLDALQDWQITVEDVFNYLSFT; from the coding sequence ATGGTACAACTTCCAGACAAAACCATCACCTTAGAGGAGTTTCTGAAGCATCGGGAAACCAAGCCAGCCAGTGAATACATTAATGGACAGATTATTCAAAAGCCGAGGCAACAAGGAAAGCATAGTACTTTGCAAATTGAATTAGCCTCTGCTATCAATCAAGTGGGAAAAGCAAAAAAATTAGCTTATGCGTTTACAGAACTCCGTTGTACGTTTGCTGGACACTCCATCGTTCCAGATATCGCTGTATTTGAGTGGCAAAGAATCCCGTTAGATGAGAATGGTCAAATTATTGATCGATTTGAAATCGTTCCAGATTGGATTGTTGAAATTCTCTCTCCTGAACAATCGACAAATCGGGTAATTCGCAAAATTGTCTTTTGTCTTAAAAATGGGACAAAATTAGGTTATCTCATTGACGCTGATGATCAATCAATAACAGTCTTTCAGCCCGATCGACTCCCTGAAGTAAAAGAGAAACAAGATGTTTTACCCGTATTAGACGCTTTGCAGGATTGGCAAATTACTGTAGAAGACGTATTTAACTATCTAAGTTTTACCTAA
- a CDS encoding helix-turn-helix transcriptional regulator, with translation MPSDEILEETQILFSALADQSRLKILYALGNGEELCVCDIATMLGVKVATASHQLRKLRDLKILKYRNEGKLVYYSLRDQRVMDILKFALSQMIPC, from the coding sequence ATGCCGAGTGATGAAATCCTAGAAGAAACGCAAATCCTTTTTAGCGCTTTAGCCGACCAATCACGCCTGAAAATTCTCTACGCTCTCGGTAACGGTGAGGAACTGTGTGTGTGTGATATTGCTACGATGCTCGGAGTGAAAGTTGCAACCGCTTCCCATCAACTCCGCAAACTCCGCGACCTCAAAATCTTAAAATATCGCAATGAAGGAAAATTAGTTTATTATTCCCTGCGAGATCAGCGAGTCATGGATATTCTTAAGTTTGCTTTAAGTCAAATGATCCCCTGTTAG
- a CDS encoding Crp/Fnr family transcriptional regulator: MMSAEQNPFPTQPLSFTKQARFIQGQHLPIWQNWAWLIETGVVKTYTWNEQGNTIILGYWGKGELVGQALSVVSPYQVECCTPVEAQQVPATLWSSWGECLSQRCQQSEELLFIHRCEPLQERLRLFLFWLARKFGQPVKEGWKICFKLTHQELADAIGSSRVTVTRLLRKLEQQGIIKRFGRNCIVVKE; the protein is encoded by the coding sequence ATGATGAGTGCCGAGCAAAACCCTTTCCCTACGCAACCATTGAGTTTCACGAAACAAGCACGCTTCATACAAGGACAGCATCTACCAATTTGGCAAAATTGGGCTTGGTTGATTGAAACTGGAGTCGTGAAAACTTATACTTGGAATGAGCAAGGAAACACCATTATTTTGGGCTATTGGGGCAAAGGAGAATTAGTTGGTCAAGCCTTATCAGTGGTTTCTCCCTATCAGGTAGAATGTTGCACCCCTGTAGAAGCACAACAAGTTCCCGCGACGCTTTGGTCGAGTTGGGGAGAGTGTTTATCTCAGCGCTGTCAGCAAAGTGAAGAATTATTATTTATTCATCGCTGTGAACCCTTGCAAGAACGGTTACGTTTATTCTTATTTTGGTTAGCCCGCAAGTTTGGGCAACCCGTCAAAGAAGGGTGGAAAATCTGTTTTAAGTTAACTCATCAAGAACTTGCTGATGCCATTGGTAGTTCCCGTGTGACAGTCACCCGCCTGTTAAGAAAGTTAGAACAACAAGGTATTATTAAGCGTTTTGGTCGCAACTGTATTGTGGTCAAAGAATGA
- a CDS encoding metal ABC transporter permease, whose protein sequence is MILETEITRALGLLEFPFMQRALIGGVLTGLMGGILGSFTILRQLSFFSDALGHSALLGISLGLLLGLNPSLILLPFAVIFAFGIAYLLQRTELWTDALLNIVYSSSLAVGIIILSFVDQYKGSINSLLFGDILAVGEGDLILSGFLLLCCLAFIGLTLRTQLLLTLNESLAIARGISVSLHRTLFIVLLSLVVAVSIKAVGVLLVSAFVVIPACTARLLSRGFSHYVLFSASFGVFCAVLGIILSALFDLPSGPSIVATQFGVFLSAIGLRRT, encoded by the coding sequence ATGATTTTAGAAACCGAAATCACCCGCGCTTTGGGGTTATTAGAATTTCCTTTCATGCAACGCGCCTTAATTGGCGGTGTTCTCACGGGGTTAATGGGAGGAATCCTCGGCAGTTTCACGATTTTAAGACAGTTATCCTTCTTCAGTGATGCTTTAGGACACTCGGCACTTTTGGGGATTAGTCTGGGGTTACTGTTGGGGTTGAATCCCTCCCTGATTTTGTTACCCTTTGCGGTCATTTTTGCGTTTGGTATTGCCTATCTTTTGCAACGGACAGAACTCTGGACAGATGCGTTACTCAATATTGTCTATTCTTCTTCTTTAGCTGTGGGGATTATTATTCTCAGTTTTGTCGATCAGTACAAAGGAAGCATCAACAGTTTACTCTTCGGGGATATTCTCGCTGTGGGAGAAGGAGATTTAATATTAAGCGGTTTCCTCTTGCTGTGTTGTCTGGCTTTTATTGGTCTAACCTTGCGGACTCAACTGTTACTAACCTTAAATGAATCCCTCGCGATCGCGCGGGGCATTTCAGTTTCCCTTCATCGTACCTTATTTATCGTTCTCCTCTCCTTAGTCGTCGCCGTTTCCATCAAAGCGGTAGGCGTTTTACTCGTGAGTGCGTTTGTGGTTATTCCCGCTTGTACAGCGCGATTATTGAGTCGCGGTTTTAGTCATTATGTGTTGTTTTCTGCCAGTTTCGGGGTGTTCTGTGCAGTATTGGGCATTATCCTCTCTGCGCTGTTCGATTTGCCCTCGGGTCCGAGTATTGTCGCCACCCAGTTCGGTGTCTTTTTGAGCGCAATCGGATTAAGAAGAACTTAA
- a CDS encoding metallophosphoesterase, with the protein MKLAVISCIHGNYEALTAVLSDIEAQKADRVYCLGDLVGYGPYPNEVVELIRDLEIPTCQGCWDEDVVEGLDACECSYPSQIAEKRGKLAHEWTNRVLKSDVRDYLANLPMILKEDNLCFVHGSPNSQHEYLLPDTAGLIALERVLSIGADTLFCGHTHIPYVRKLDNMKLSVQVQQPEKMSNNTLTTPMKRIINAGSVGEPRHGKPDATYVLYDTETEEVTLREVPYNYTKTCLAILEQGLPPIFAWRLARGLEFAEKADDPTHVCQK; encoded by the coding sequence ATGAAATTAGCTGTTATTTCCTGCATTCATGGCAATTATGAAGCCTTAACTGCTGTTTTATCCGACATTGAAGCCCAAAAAGCCGATCGCGTTTACTGTTTAGGAGATTTAGTCGGTTATGGTCCCTATCCTAACGAAGTAGTTGAGTTAATTCGGGATTTAGAGATTCCCACCTGTCAAGGCTGTTGGGATGAAGATGTGGTGGAAGGGTTAGACGCTTGTGAGTGTAGTTATCCCTCGCAAATCGCAGAAAAACGGGGAAAACTTGCCCATGAATGGACCAATCGGGTTCTGAAATCAGACGTGCGGGACTATTTAGCCAATTTACCGATGATTCTGAAAGAAGACAATCTCTGTTTTGTTCACGGTAGCCCCAACAGCCAACATGAATATCTCTTACCTGATACAGCAGGATTAATTGCACTGGAACGAGTTTTATCCATAGGGGCGGATACCTTGTTTTGTGGACATACCCACATTCCTTATGTTCGCAAGTTAGACAATATGAAGTTATCGGTGCAAGTGCAACAACCCGAAAAAATGAGCAACAACACCCTGACCACGCCGATGAAACGAATTATCAATGCTGGGTCAGTAGGAGAACCCCGTCACGGAAAACCCGATGCGACGTATGTTCTGTATGATACTGAAACTGAAGAAGTGACGTTGCGGGAAGTTCCTTATAATTACACTAAAACCTGTTTAGCCATTTTAGAACAAGGACTGCCCCCGATTTTTGCTTGGCGGTTAGCGCGAGGTCTGGAGTTTGCAGAAAAAGCAGATGATCCGACTCATGTTTGTCAGAAGTGA
- a CDS encoding FAD/NAD(P)-binding protein, protein MKTSIDIAIIGAGPQALTLVTHLLQKKKSMRNRLMVFDPSGRWMQQWYHQFSAFQIPHLRSPSPHHPHPNPQALRNFGEHRRHEFFPPYDLPGTQPPSVPPIRGDVRGVREDLIQNLQLQNTVYPARVLSLTPLQRKFQLYLSTGETLTARRVVLAVGAGKPIIPDWAKQLSSLHLRHQLCHSSQIDLRNLSLRGEIILIVGGGLTSGHLALGATKLGATVILMARRNFQEKLFDADPGWLGPKYLKGFWAETDWYQRFQLLQTARNGGSMTQACDDQVTATTASRKSDTISAL, encoded by the coding sequence ATGAAGACCTCGATCGATATCGCCATTATTGGCGCGGGACCTCAAGCCTTAACCCTTGTCACACATCTGTTACAGAAGAAAAAGTCAATGAGGAATCGTTTGATGGTTTTCGATCCTTCTGGGAGGTGGATGCAGCAGTGGTATCATCAATTTAGTGCGTTTCAGATTCCTCATCTGCGATCGCCCTCTCCCCATCATCCTCATCCCAACCCGCAAGCCCTCCGCAACTTTGGCGAACATCGTCGCCATGAATTTTTTCCGCCCTACGATTTACCTGGAACTCAACCCCCCTCTGTCCCCCCTATTAGGGGGGATGTAAGGGGGGTTCGCGAAGATTTAATTCAAAACTTGCAGTTACAAAATACAGTATATCCTGCAAGGGTACTAAGTCTTACCCCCCTTCAGCGTAAATTTCAACTGTACCTATCCACAGGAGAAACTCTAACAGCGCGACGAGTGGTTTTAGCAGTGGGGGCGGGAAAACCGATTATTCCAGATTGGGCAAAACAGTTGTCATCTCTACACTTGCGTCATCAGTTGTGCCACAGTAGCCAAATTGATTTACGAAATTTAAGTCTGCGCGGTGAAATAATTTTGATTGTCGGCGGTGGGTTAACCAGTGGACATTTAGCCTTGGGTGCGACCAAGCTGGGGGCAACAGTGATTTTAATGGCAAGGCGCAATTTTCAGGAAAAACTATTTGATGCTGATCCAGGTTGGCTGGGGCCAAAATATCTCAAGGGATTTTGGGCGGAAACTGACTGGTATCAACGCTTTCAGTTATTGCAAACAGCACGAAATGGCGGGTCGATGACTCAAGCGTGTGATGACCAAGTTACGGCAACAACAGCATCAAGGAAAAGTGATACTATCTCCGCACTGTGA
- a CDS encoding metal ABC transporter ATP-binding protein encodes MSQPVLEIEDLTVYRGKTPAVEQVSLTLNAGTDTAIIGPNGAGKSTLIQSILGILPRYAGEVYILGHPLTRKGKLDQRVRQQVAYLPQNFGFDRRIPIQVEEFVGLGWHRLSLQFPWSHQKQCSLAVEEALSRVEGLSLRHKPISQLSGGETKRVLLAYCLVRPRRLLILDEAPAGLDFRGESDFYQLLYELKKEQDWAILQISHDLDMVRRHCDRVICFNRNILCQGSPESALSSENLALAYGEEFVRYQHSCKE; translated from the coding sequence ATGTCCCAACCAGTATTAGAAATTGAAGATTTAACGGTGTATCGCGGAAAAACTCCTGCTGTGGAACAAGTTTCTCTGACCTTAAATGCTGGAACTGACACGGCAATTATTGGTCCCAATGGCGCGGGAAAAAGTACGCTGATTCAGTCTATTTTGGGGATTTTACCGCGCTACGCAGGAGAAGTCTATATCTTAGGACATCCTCTGACGCGCAAAGGAAAGTTAGATCAACGAGTGCGTCAACAAGTGGCATATCTTCCCCAAAATTTCGGCTTTGATCGACGGATTCCTATTCAGGTGGAAGAGTTTGTGGGGTTGGGTTGGCATCGTTTGAGCCTCCAATTTCCTTGGTCGCATCAAAAACAATGTAGCCTTGCTGTGGAAGAAGCCTTAAGCCGAGTTGAGGGTCTTTCTCTTCGCCATAAACCGATTAGTCAGCTTTCTGGAGGAGAAACGAAGCGGGTGTTACTGGCTTATTGTTTGGTGCGCCCACGACGCTTGTTGATTTTGGATGAAGCCCCCGCAGGCTTAGACTTTCGCGGTGAATCCGACTTTTATCAGTTACTGTATGAACTGAAAAAAGAACAGGACTGGGCAATTTTACAAATTTCTCATGATTTAGATATGGTCAGACGACACTGCGATCGCGTGATTTGTTTTAATCGCAATATCTTGTGTCAAGGTTCTCCTGAATCAGCCCTCTCTTCAGAAAATCTCGCTTTGGCTTATGGAGAAGAGTTTGTTCGTTATCAACATTCTTGCAAGGAATAA
- a CDS encoding permease encodes MEKSSFWREEWKPLSVIIGVFLLCFYLPVNVLQQSERVEQAFWEALYLVRWYAQEHVLLCLIPAFFIAGAIAVFLGQNAIMKYLGSKANPFVSYGVASVSGIILAVCSCTVLPLFAGIYRRGAGLGPAITFLYSGPAINVLAIILTAKVLGVQLGIARAIGAIAFSIIIGLGMQFAFKDEPDERNGSAILPDEEETRPLWQNALFFAVLVGILVFANWAEPETTTGFWYRVDSLKWWLTGLLGLALAVMLVVWFHLNRGKVILIAAVTSVLSWQFSETPLVPFSVAVVGLSWLTSTHQGEAGDWFESSWDNAKQILPLLLMGILVAGFLLGRPQQEALIPSGSIVQAVGGNSLLANFFAAIIGAFMYFATLTEVPILQGLIGNGMGQGPALALLLAGPAISLPNLLVIRSLLGTKKTAVFAFLVVVCAMLSGLIYGGLVG; translated from the coding sequence ATGGAAAAATCGTCATTTTGGCGGGAAGAATGGAAACCGCTATCAGTTATTATTGGTGTTTTCCTACTGTGTTTCTATTTACCAGTCAATGTTTTACAGCAATCAGAACGGGTAGAACAAGCCTTCTGGGAAGCCCTTTATCTGGTGCGGTGGTATGCTCAAGAGCACGTTTTACTGTGTTTGATTCCAGCATTTTTTATTGCGGGCGCGATCGCGGTTTTCTTAGGTCAAAATGCTATTATGAAATATCTCGGTAGTAAAGCTAATCCCTTTGTTTCTTACGGGGTGGCTTCTGTTTCTGGGATTATTTTGGCCGTTTGTTCCTGTACGGTGCTTCCTTTGTTTGCAGGGATTTACCGCCGAGGTGCAGGGTTAGGACCTGCGATTACGTTTCTCTATTCGGGGCCTGCGATTAATGTTTTAGCGATTATTCTGACTGCAAAGGTTTTAGGAGTGCAACTCGGAATCGCCCGTGCGATCGGCGCGATCGCGTTTAGTATTATTATTGGCTTAGGGATGCAATTTGCATTTAAAGATGAACCTGATGAAAGAAATGGTTCAGCCATTCTCCCTGATGAAGAAGAAACCCGCCCCTTATGGCAAAATGCGTTATTTTTCGCGGTTTTAGTGGGAATTTTAGTCTTTGCGAATTGGGCAGAACCAGAAACTACCACAGGCTTTTGGTATAGGGTTGATTCCCTAAAATGGTGGCTGACAGGATTACTCGGTTTAGCCTTAGCTGTCATGCTGGTTGTCTGGTTTCATTTGAACCGAGGAAAGGTAATTTTAATCGCCGCGGTAACGTCAGTGCTGTCTTGGCAATTTAGTGAAACCCCTTTAGTTCCCTTTAGTGTTGCTGTGGTTGGTTTATCTTGGCTGACTAGCACTCATCAAGGAGAAGCAGGAGACTGGTTTGAGTCTTCTTGGGATAATGCCAAGCAAATTTTACCTCTTTTGCTGATGGGAATTTTAGTGGCTGGATTCTTATTAGGTCGTCCGCAACAGGAAGCTCTGATCCCTTCAGGATCGATTGTGCAGGCTGTAGGGGGAAATTCCTTGTTGGCTAATTTCTTTGCTGCAATTATCGGGGCATTTATGTATTTTGCTACACTAACGGAAGTTCCAATTCTACAAGGGTTAATTGGCAATGGGATGGGACAAGGACCTGCTTTGGCGTTATTACTTGCCGGTCCTGCCATTTCACTCCCAAATTTGTTGGTCATTCGCAGTCTTTTGGGGACAAAGAAAACAGCAGTGTTTGCTTTCCTTGTGGTGGTCTGTGCGATGTTGAGTGGCTTGATTTATGGAGGATTGGTTGGATAG
- the pyrC gene encoding dihydroorotase produces the protein MQKLTITRPDDWHLHLRDGAILKAVLPYTVRQFARAIVMPNLKPPIRSVADAKAYRDRILAAIPEDKPFEPLMTLYLTDNTTPDEIFRAKESQFIKAVKYYPAGATTNSDSGVTDIRKCDRAFEAMQEVDMPLLLHGEVTDRDVDTFDREKVFIERHLIPLKQRFPNLRVVLEHITTSDAVQYVLSTSAIAATITPQHLLFNRNALFKGGLRPHFYCLPILKREEHRQALLQAATSGNPKFFLGTDSAPHTRTSKESSCGCAGCFSALHALELYAEAFESMQALDKLEAFASFYGPDFYQLPRNTERVTLSKTTWRVPDQVPLMESGLVPLGAGQEMTWQMI, from the coding sequence ATGCAAAAGCTCACCATTACCCGACCTGACGACTGGCATCTGCATCTCCGTGATGGTGCAATCCTAAAAGCGGTTCTGCCCTACACAGTGCGCCAGTTTGCCCGCGCGATCGTCATGCCAAACTTGAAGCCTCCGATCCGCTCAGTTGCGGATGCAAAAGCCTATCGCGATCGCATCCTCGCTGCCATTCCAGAGGACAAACCGTTTGAACCATTGATGACGCTCTATCTCACCGACAACACAACCCCCGACGAGATCTTCCGAGCGAAAGAATCCCAATTTATCAAAGCAGTTAAATACTACCCAGCTGGGGCAACAACCAACTCAGATTCTGGTGTAACGGATATTCGCAAGTGCGATCGCGCGTTTGAAGCAATGCAGGAAGTAGATATGCCGTTACTACTGCACGGGGAAGTGACCGATCGCGATGTTGATACGTTTGATCGCGAGAAGGTGTTTATCGAGCGACATTTAATCCCCCTCAAGCAAAGATTTCCTAACCTGCGGGTGGTGCTTGAGCATATCACCACTTCTGATGCAGTGCAGTATGTTCTCTCTACCAGCGCGATCGCGGCAACTATTACGCCACAACATTTGTTATTTAACCGTAATGCCCTGTTTAAAGGTGGTCTGCGTCCCCATTTTTATTGCTTGCCGATTTTGAAACGGGAGGAGCATCGTCAGGCTTTGTTACAAGCAGCAACATCAGGGAATCCGAAGTTTTTTCTCGGTACGGATAGTGCTCCCCATACCCGCACCAGCAAAGAAAGTTCCTGTGGTTGCGCGGGATGCTTTTCGGCGCTGCACGCCCTTGAGTTGTATGCCGAAGCATTTGAAAGTATGCAAGCCCTAGATAAACTGGAAGCCTTCGCTAGCTTTTATGGTCCAGATTTTTATCAACTACCGCGTAATACCGAGCGAGTTACCTTGTCTAAAACGACTTGGCGCGTTCCTGATCAAGTTCCATTAATGGAATCTGGGCTTGTCCCTTTAGGGGCGGGGCAGGAAATGACATGGCAAATGATATGA
- a CDS encoding WD40 repeat domain-containing protein has product MRSRIAFEPTGESRLSDYISAIAWSPKGDFFAVSAASGEVALFSLDSFVPVFLQPANDYTVDCLAFSSDGQFLASAGQSGQVKIWEVSSDPPQVVATLDYPSTWIDCLAWNPVNHQLAFSLGKYSQVWDAITQEIVTTLNLETSSVLDLDWRNDGLWLAVGGYQATQVWNTQDWNDDPELIEVPSASIAVKWSPDARYLACGNLDRTLLVTEWGNPDPWVMQGFMGKVRQLAWSAYPNRAGAPLLAASSGNDIVVWERSKNQRIGWSSEAVSHEEQVAAMAFHPESLRLASVGKDGWLHFWHRGQKLLQSFDPTLEGFSTLSWHPHGHHLAAGSEAGEVFLWSQTQSGRGFG; this is encoded by the coding sequence ATGAGAAGTCGTATCGCATTTGAGCCCACAGGAGAGAGTCGTTTATCGGATTATATCAGCGCGATCGCGTGGTCGCCAAAGGGAGACTTTTTCGCGGTCAGTGCTGCTTCTGGAGAAGTTGCCCTTTTCAGCTTAGACTCCTTTGTCCCTGTTTTCCTACAACCCGCCAATGATTATACAGTTGATTGTCTCGCCTTCTCTAGTGATGGTCAATTTCTAGCCAGTGCGGGACAATCAGGACAGGTGAAAATCTGGGAGGTGTCTTCTGATCCTCCTCAAGTAGTCGCGACCCTAGATTATCCTTCTACGTGGATTGATTGTTTAGCATGGAATCCAGTGAATCATCAGCTTGCCTTCAGCTTGGGAAAGTATAGCCAAGTTTGGGATGCAATAACTCAAGAAATTGTCACCACTCTGAATCTTGAAACCTCATCGGTGCTAGATTTAGATTGGCGCAATGACGGGTTATGGCTGGCGGTGGGAGGCTATCAGGCGACACAAGTTTGGAATACTCAAGACTGGAATGATGACCCCGAATTGATTGAAGTTCCTTCTGCGAGTATTGCGGTGAAATGGTCTCCTGACGCTCGTTATTTGGCTTGTGGAAACCTCGATCGCACACTGTTGGTTACGGAATGGGGAAATCCTGATCCTTGGGTCATGCAGGGCTTTATGGGTAAAGTTCGTCAACTGGCTTGGTCTGCTTATCCCAATCGTGCGGGTGCGCCGTTGTTAGCGGCAAGTAGCGGAAATGATATTGTAGTTTGGGAACGGAGCAAAAATCAACGCATTGGCTGGAGTAGTGAAGCGGTCAGTCATGAAGAACAAGTGGCTGCTATGGCGTTTCATCCCGAAAGTTTAAGACTCGCCTCAGTGGGGAAAGATGGTTGGCTTCACTTTTGGCATCGCGGTCAGAAGCTACTACAATCATTTGACCCGACCTTAGAGGGGTTTTCTACTCTGAGTTGGCATCCGCATGGTCATCATCTGGCTGCTGGTAGTGAAGCGGGAGAAGTTTTTCTTTGGTCGCAAACCCAAAGCGGACGTGGGTTTGGTTAA
- a CDS encoding metal ABC transporter solute-binding protein, Zn/Mn family, with protein MFFQHRSSFLFASLLALGLGSCGPTATPSSESQETSNETAEATSEEELQIVTTFLPMTHFTKAVVRDRAEVTQLLPTNTGPHDYQAKPTDVQTIANADVLVKNGLELEVFLEDMIANANNPDLVVINTSEGVATIAYGEEDGHDHHDHSDHDHDHDHDHDHGEKTESHDHEEHGHSHDHGEFDPHVWLDPKRAMEQVKNIRDRVIAIDPEGEAIYTENADAYLEELKALDEEISDQLSPYAGETFITFHDFASYFAESYNLESQFLVDIPEENPSPEEVKSVINTVKAKGIKTLLSEPQAGENSFSALAKDLDVSISVFDPIETGSSGALQPDYYLEAMRQNTENLVNGLKQNNQSSLLPEKKGDVSPVAVRF; from the coding sequence ATGTTTTTCCAGCATCGATCGTCATTTCTTTTCGCAAGTCTCCTCGCGTTGGGCTTAGGAAGCTGTGGTCCCACTGCTACTCCTTCTAGTGAATCCCAAGAAACAAGCAATGAGACAGCAGAAGCAACATCGGAAGAAGAGTTGCAGATTGTAACCACCTTTTTGCCGATGACTCACTTTACCAAAGCCGTGGTGCGCGATCGCGCGGAAGTGACCCAACTGTTACCTACCAATACGGGACCTCACGATTATCAAGCCAAACCCACTGATGTCCAAACCATTGCCAATGCCGATGTTTTGGTGAAAAATGGTTTAGAACTCGAAGTCTTTTTAGAGGATATGATCGCTAATGCGAATAATCCCGATCTTGTGGTTATTAACACCAGTGAAGGGGTCGCAACCATTGCTTATGGAGAAGAGGACGGTCATGATCATCACGATCATTCAGACCATGATCACGACCATGATCATGATCACGATCATGGAGAAAAAACTGAAAGCCACGATCATGAAGAACACGGTCACAGCCACGATCATGGAGAATTTGACCCGCACGTTTGGCTTGATCCGAAACGCGCAATGGAACAAGTGAAAAACATCCGCGATCGCGTCATTGCCATTGATCCAGAAGGAGAAGCCATCTACACTGAAAATGCCGATGCTTATCTCGAAGAACTCAAAGCCTTAGATGAAGAGATTTCTGATCAATTGAGTCCTTATGCTGGAGAAACCTTTATTACCTTCCATGACTTCGCCAGCTACTTTGCTGAAAGCTACAACTTAGAATCACAATTCCTTGTTGATATTCCAGAAGAAAACCCCTCCCCTGAAGAGGTGAAGTCTGTCATTAATACCGTCAAAGCCAAAGGAATTAAAACCCTATTAAGTGAACCGCAAGCAGGAGAGAATTCTTTTTCTGCTTTAGCCAAAGACCTCGATGTCAGTATTAGCGTCTTTGATCCCATTGAAACTGGCAGTTCCGGGGCGCTGCAACCTGATTATTATCTGGAAGCGATGCGCCAAAATACGGAGAATTTAGTCAATGGGTTAAAACAGAACAATCAGTCGAGTTTGCTACCAGAAAAAAAGGGAGATGTCTCACCCGTCGCTGTAAGATTTTAG
- a CDS encoding metallophosphoesterase family protein, giving the protein MTQWAILSGIEGNLQAYEAVLADIKGQEIPVTAIYILGDIIGLQGDNEAVVKRIQFPYADEVKPQVCTGWWEEQCFDLYAFSGVGEAVALRERYGTDAILKLWESVSRETVQWLRSLDFGFHEEDCLLIHGSTVSYDDELTPETPAIQICDRVLRTEAETLFCGRSGLTFTYSVERASLDSSTRTLEKTQQTSQETLAFCRVIGVGNVGHTPQKSTYTLYQPLTKQVTFQTVDYPTNPP; this is encoded by the coding sequence ATGACACAGTGGGCGATTTTAAGCGGGATTGAAGGGAATTTACAGGCTTATGAGGCGGTTCTCGCTGATATTAAGGGTCAAGAAATTCCAGTTACAGCGATCTACATTCTAGGAGATATCATTGGGTTACAGGGCGATAATGAAGCAGTAGTGAAACGGATTCAGTTTCCTTACGCCGATGAAGTGAAACCGCAAGTGTGTACGGGGTGGTGGGAAGAACAATGTTTTGATTTGTATGCTTTCAGTGGTGTTGGAGAAGCCGTCGCCTTACGAGAACGTTATGGGACTGATGCGATTCTCAAGTTATGGGAATCTGTTTCCAGAGAAACCGTACAATGGTTACGCAGTCTGGACTTTGGCTTTCACGAAGAAGACTGTTTGCTCATTCATGGCAGTACCGTAAGTTACGATGACGAGTTGACTCCCGAAACACCAGCGATTCAAATCTGTGACCGTGTTCTCAGAACAGAAGCAGAGACCTTATTTTGTGGGCGATCGGGGTTAACCTTTACCTACTCTGTGGAAAGAGCAAGTCTTGATTCCAGCACCCGAACCTTAGAAAAAACACAACAAACGTCACAAGAAACCCTGGCATTTTGTCGAGTGATTGGTGTGGGTAATGTGGGACATACGCCCCAAAAATCGACCTATACTTTATATCAACCCCTGACCAAACAAGTAACCTTTCAAACCGTTGACTATCCAACCAATCCTCCATAA
- a CDS encoding cation transporter, whose translation MYGSSLYVLNQGRKAQAKSALLKGGIMFLSAIAVFARATYQLFVGGIPNAHLMSSIGLLALGANLICLYLLTRHRNDNLNMSAVWLCSRNDIIANTSVLAAAGLVFLTHSPIPDLVVGLLLTVVFAKSAGKVLSQGWRELQV comes from the coding sequence GTGTATGGGAGCAGTCTCTATGTGCTGAATCAAGGTCGCAAAGCACAAGCGAAATCAGCTTTATTGAAAGGGGGAATTATGTTTCTCTCCGCGATCGCGGTATTTGCGCGAGCAACCTACCAGCTTTTTGTCGGGGGAATACCTAATGCTCATCTCATGAGCAGTATCGGTTTGTTGGCTCTAGGAGCAAATCTGATCTGTTTGTATTTACTGACTCGTCACCGCAACGACAACCTCAACATGAGTGCGGTTTGGCTGTGTTCTCGCAATGACATTATCGCCAATACATCAGTTTTAGCGGCTGCAGGTCTTGTTTTTCTGACTCACTCTCCCATTCCTGATTTAGTGGTTGGACTATTGCTGACGGTTGTTTTTGCCAAATCAGCAGGGAAAGTCCTTTCTCAAGGATGGAGAGAACTGCAAGTTTAA